The proteins below come from a single Chiloscyllium punctatum isolate Juve2018m chromosome 18, sChiPun1.3, whole genome shotgun sequence genomic window:
- the LOC140489047 gene encoding ferritin, middle subunit-like produces MASQICQNYHQDCEAAVNKQINLELTASYLYQSLMSYFDQDDVALHHFSQFFKAQSQEKQEHAEKLLKFQNQRGGRVLLQNVKKPERDEWGNGLQAMQVALDLEKNVNQSLLDLHQLATAQTDPHLCDFLETHYLDEEVEIIKRLGDYITNLKRLGAPENGLGEYMFDRLSLEDSS; encoded by the exons ATGGCTTCCCAGATTTGTCAAAACTATCACCAGGATTGTGAAGCTGCTGTCAACAAGCAGATTAACCTGGAGCTCACTGCCTCCTATCTCTATCAGTCTTTG ATGTCGTACTTTGACCAGGATGATGTTgccctgcaccatttctcccagttCTTCAAAGCTCAGTCCCAGGAGAAGCAGGAACATGCAGAGAAGCTGCTGAAATTCCAGAATCAGCGTGGAGGCAGAGTCCTCCTCCAGAATGTGAAG AAGCCAGAGAGGGATGAGTGGGGTAACGGTCTGCAGGCAATGCAGGTTGCCCTGGATCTGGAGAAGAATGTGAACCAGAGTTTGCTGGATCTACACCAACTTGCCActgcccagactgaccctcat CTGTGTGACTTCCTGGAGACTCACtatttggatgaggaggttgagatcATCAAGCGACTTGGGGACTACATCACCAACCTGAAGCGTCTGGGAGCCCCTGAGAATGGGCTGGGAGAGTACATGTTTGACAGGCTCTCACTGGAGGACAGCAGTTAG